DNA from Streptomyces sp. NBC_01476:
AACTCGCCCCCTACGTGGAGGCCGGCCGCCGGCGCACCCTTTCCGGCCGCGCTTACAAGCGCACCCCCATCGCCCCGACGCCCGCCACCGTGCGCGCCTGGGCCCAGTCCAACGGCTTCGAGGTGCCGGCCCGCGGCCGCATCCCCAAGAAGGTCTACGAAGCCTTCAACAAGGCGAGCTGATCCGCCCGTTGACCGAACGAAGGACCGGCCGGGACACCGGCCGGTCGATTGGACAGCGCCCCCCATCTTTGGGCTAGTGTGGGGACCACGCCGAGGGCAGGGCCGAAAGGCCAGGTCAACGGAGGTCATGCGGGCGTAGCTCAGTAGTAGAGCGCCCCCCTTCCAGGGGGGAGGCGCAGTGTGCAATTCCTGTCGCCCGCTCTGATCGCTCAACCCCGGTCCAGCGGTTTCCGGTGGACCGGGTAGAGTGGTCGAGCCCTGCGGACGTGGCTCAGTTGGTAGAGCATCACCTTGCCAAGGTGAGGGTCGCGAGTTCGAATCTCGTCGTCCGCTCCAGCAGGACAAAGGCCCCGGTCGAACCGACCGGGGCCTTTGTCGTACGAGTCACCGAGTCACCAGGTCACCGGACGCCGCTTCCCGTCCGTCCCCGTCACCCGTACGGCCCCGCTCGTATCCCCGGTGAATCCGTTTCTGCCCTGCCCGGCGGATCGGGTACAGTGTTCGCACGCCCTGCGGACGTGGCTCAGTTGGTAGAGCATCACCTTGCCAAGGTGAGGGTCGCGAGTTCGAATCTCGTCGTCCGCTCCAGCACGACGAAGGCCCCGGTCGAACCGACCGGGGCCTTCGCGCTGTCCGGGATCACCCGAACGGCGGGCTCAGCTCCAGGTATTGCCGGTCAGCCGCTCGTACGCCTCCACGTACCGGGCCCGGGACTGCGCCACGATCTCCTCGGGCAGCGGGGGCGGCGGCTCGTCGCTCGACCGGTCCCAGCCGGAGGCGTCCGAGGTGAGCCAGTCGCGGATGAACTGCTTGTCGAAGGACGGCTGCGGGTGGCCCGGCTCCCACTGGTCGGCCGGCCAGTAGCGGGACGAGTCCGGGGTCAGCACCTCGTCGGCGATGACCAGGTTCTCCTGGTCGTCGTAGCCGAACTCGAACTTGGTGTCGGCCAGGATCAGCCCGCGCTGCCGGGCGATGTCACGGCCCCGGGTGTAGACCGCGAGCGTCGCCTGGCGCAGCTGGGCGGCGGTCTCCACGCCGACCTCGCGGGCCACCTCCTCGTACGTCACGTTCTCGTCGTGCTCGCCGACCGCGGCCTTGGTGGCCGGGGTGAAGACCGGCCCCGGCAGCTCCGAGCCGTCGACCAGGCCCGGCGGCAGCGCGACGCCGCAGACCGTCTGGGACTCGGCGTACTCGGCCAGCCCCGAGCCGGTCAGATAGCCGCGGGCCACGGCCTCCACCGGGATCATCCGCAGCGAGCGGCACACCATGACGCGGCCGGCCCAGTCCGCCGGGGCGCCCTCGGGGACCTCGGTGGAGATCAGGTGGTTCGGCACCAGGTCGGCCAGCAGGTCGAACCACCACAGCGAGAGCTGGGTGAGGATCCGGCCCTTGTCCGGGATCTCGGTGGGCAGCACCCAGTCGAACGCGGAGGTACGGTCACTGGCCACCATCACCAGCTCGCCGGCCGTGTTCTGGTAGAGCTCGCGCACCTTGCCGGTGTGCAGATGCACGAGGCCCGGCACCTGGACGGCTTCGGGTTTGTGGACGAATCCGGGCATGGGGGTCCTCCCGTTCGGTGGTTCGACCACCGATTCTCCCGTACCTCGCCCCCGGCGGCGCGCACGGGTCCGGCCCGCGAGCCCTCACCGCGGGCGTCAGTCGTGCTTGCAGATACGGTCCAGCAGATTGGCGGTGGCACGCTGGATCCGCGGATCGACATGGCCGGGGCGGTCCAGCGCGGGCGACCAGGCGAACGTGCCGGCCGCGAAGACGTACGCGCCGCTGGGCGCCCGGTACAGCGAGGTCTCCTGGTGGCAGCGGCGGCCGTCGGCGGTTTCGTACGGCGAATGGGCCAGCAGGATGCGCTCGGTGGACTCCGGCAGCGGGGTGCGCGGGAAGTAGTGGTCCGCCTCACCCGCCACCAGGCCGGCGATCTCGTCGCCCTCGCCGGCGCCGGTGGCCTCCCACAGCCAGTGCCCGGCGTTCCGCACCACCAGCGGGGAGGGCTGCGGCACCCGGCCGGCGTACTGCACACCGAGCAGCAACTGCTCGGGCTCCCCCATGTCCCGCCAGAGCGCGCTGCGGCCCCTGCTGTCGCCGCGGCGCTTGCGGCAGGTCAGCAGCCGGTCCGGGTCGCCGGCCGCCGAGGGCGCCAGCTCCACCTGCCAGTACATGGTGTTGGCGGAGAGGAAGACCAGCGAGGTGCCGGCCTCCCTGGCCCGCTCGGCGGCGCGGCGCATCGGCACCGACCAGTACTCGTCGTGGCCGGGGAAGACCAGGCCCCGGTACCGGGTCGGGTCCACCCGGCCGGCGTGCAGATCACGGGCGTCGGCGTACGCGAGGTCGTAGCCGTAGCGCTCGGCGAAGCGGACGAAGTCGTAGGCGTGGCCGATGTGCAGCGGCAGTCCCGCGCCGGCGTAGGGGCGGTCGAAGGAGACCGTGGTGGCCGCCTCCCGCTCGCCGAGCAGCCGGCCCTCGCCGTCCCAGGCGTGGTAGAGGCTGGCGCCGGTCCTGCCGTCCTCGGGGTAGAGGTTGTACGCCTGCCAGGTGACGTCCGGCAGCAGCAGGAGCAGGTCGGCCTGGTGAGCGTCGGCGTCCCTGACGGTGAACGGGATGTGGCTGCGGTAGCCGTCGGCGGTGGTCAGCACGGCCACATAGGCGCCGGTCTTCCAGTACGGCGGGACCTGGAGCCGCCAGGACTGCCACCAGTGGTGGCAGGAAACCGTCCTGCCCGCGGTGAGCGGAGCGGGCTGCACGATCCCGGACAGACGCGGGCTCGCGGTGACCTGTGCGGCGCCGTCACCGCCGTAGTGACCGATCCGGTAGACGTCCACGGTGAACTCCTGCGGGGGGTCCACGGTGATCCGGAAGTCGATGGCGCCGCCGGGGGAAACGGAGCTCTCGGTGGCGAAACCTTTGATCTGGCGGCGTACGTCGTCGGCGGTCCGCGGGCCCGGCAAGTGGGGGCGGCGCGGGGCCTTTCCGCTGCTCA
Protein-coding regions in this window:
- a CDS encoding N,N-dimethylformamidase beta subunit family domain-containing protein, with the protein product MGVGQIRRWESGALAHGVSDPFGQGPLPWLRGESQYLDDEGQVVPWYVDLAVSSGKAPRRPHLPGPRTADDVRRQIKGFATESSVSPGGAIDFRITVDPPQEFTVDVYRIGHYGGDGAAQVTASPRLSGIVQPAPLTAGRTVSCHHWWQSWRLQVPPYWKTGAYVAVLTTADGYRSHIPFTVRDADAHQADLLLLLPDVTWQAYNLYPEDGRTGASLYHAWDGEGRLLGEREAATTVSFDRPYAGAGLPLHIGHAYDFVRFAERYGYDLAYADARDLHAGRVDPTRYRGLVFPGHDEYWSVPMRRAAERAREAGTSLVFLSANTMYWQVELAPSAAGDPDRLLTCRKRRGDSRGRSALWRDMGEPEQLLLGVQYAGRVPQPSPLVVRNAGHWLWEATGAGEGDEIAGLVAGEADHYFPRTPLPESTERILLAHSPYETADGRRCHQETSLYRAPSGAYVFAAGTFAWSPALDRPGHVDPRIQRATANLLDRICKHD
- a CDS encoding histone-like nucleoid-structuring protein Lsr2 encodes the protein MAQRVLVTLADDLDGGEAAETIAFGVDGQWYEIDLSSKNADRLRKELAPYVEAGRRRTLSGRAYKRTPIAPTPATVRAWAQSNGFEVPARGRIPKKVYEAFNKAS
- a CDS encoding phosphoribosylaminoimidazolesuccinocarboxamide synthase is translated as MPGFVHKPEAVQVPGLVHLHTGKVRELYQNTAGELVMVASDRTSAFDWVLPTEIPDKGRILTQLSLWWFDLLADLVPNHLISTEVPEGAPADWAGRVMVCRSLRMIPVEAVARGYLTGSGLAEYAESQTVCGVALPPGLVDGSELPGPVFTPATKAAVGEHDENVTYEEVAREVGVETAAQLRQATLAVYTRGRDIARQRGLILADTKFEFGYDDQENLVIADEVLTPDSSRYWPADQWEPGHPQPSFDKQFIRDWLTSDASGWDRSSDEPPPPLPEEIVAQSRARYVEAYERLTGNTWS